GGTCTGCCCTTCTTATAGGGATACTCATACATGCGGTATTTTATCACATAAAGGCAGGGAGGGCGAAAAAAAGAGAAAAGAGCCGGCAGAGGCATCAAACCGTTTAACGAAATCATTGGACGGCCCGCGGCGAGCCGATATTGGACACGGAGGAGATGCGAAATGGGCTGCGGCGCCCGGCGGCGTTCCGCAGCCCACTTCGCCTTACCGTCCGCCCTCTCTTACGGCGGCCTTCATCTCCCTGACGTACTCCGCCACATAGGGCGCGGCCTCCTCGCCGTATTGCGCGCAGAGCTTGACGACGGCGCTGCCGACGATCACCCCGTCGGCGGCGGAGGCCATCCGCCGCGCCTGTTCCGGCGTCGAGATGCCGAAGCCTACGGCGCAGGGGATTTCCCTCTCTTTTTTCACGAGCCGCACCATCGCGCCGACGTCGGTCGTTATCTCGCTCCTGACGCCCGTCACGCCAAGCGACGATACGCAGTAGACGAACCCCTCCGCGGCGCGCGCGATCAGCGAGATGCGGTCGTTGGAGGTCGGCGCGATCAGCGAGACGAGCTCCAGCCCCGCGGCGCGGCAGGGCGCGGCAAATTCCTCTTTCTCTTCAAAAGGAACATCGGGCAGTATCAGTCCGTCTATTTCAAGATCAGAGGCAATTTTTACAAAGCTTTCTGTCCCATAAGAATAGACCACGTTGGCATAGGTCATAAATACCATCGGCGTATCGATCCTCTCGCGGAGACGGCGGACCATCGCGAAAATTTTATCGGCGGTGACGCCGCCCGCGAGAGCGCGCACGTTGGCCGCCTGGATCACCGGCCCCTCCGCCGTCGGGTCGGAGAAGGGAATGCCGAGCTCGATAATATCCGCCCCGGCCTCCGCCGTCGCGCGGACGAGCCGCTCAGTGGCCGCAAGGCTCGGGTCGCCGCAGGTGATGAACGGGATGAAGGCCTTGCCGGCCTTGAATGCGTCGCGCAGCCTACTCATGGATATCCTCCCCCCGGTAACGGGCGATCGCCGCGCAGTCCTTGTCGCCGCGGCCCGACAGGTTGATGACGATTATCTGCTCTTTGCCCATCAGCGGCGCGATCTTCCGCGCGTGGGCGACGGCGTGCGCGCTCTCGATGGCGGGGATGATCCCCTCCGTGCGCGAGAGGTATTCAAAGGCCTCTACCGCCTCCGCGTCGGTGACGGCCACGTATTCGGCGCGCCCAGTGTCATGCAGGTGCGCGTGTTCCGGCCCGATCCCGGGATAATCCAGCCCAGCCGAGATGGAATAAACGGGAGCGATCTGCCCGTATTCGTCCTGGCAGAAGTATGATTTCATGCCGTGGAAGATGCCGGGCCTGCCGGTGGCGATGGTCGCCGCCGTCTCCGGCGTATCCGCGCCGCGCCCCGCCGCCTCGCAGCCGATGAGCCGCACGCCGGCGTCGGGGATAAAATGATAGAAGGCCCCGATCGCGTTGGAACCGCCTCCGACGCAGGCCAGCACCGCGTCCGGCAGTTTGCCCTCCGCCGCGAGCAGCTGCTCCCTGATCTCCTTTGAGATCACCGCCTGGAAGTCGCGCACGATCGTCGGGAATGGATGCGGCCCCATGCATGAGCCCAACACATAATGGGTGTCGCTGATACGGCTCGTCCATTCGCGCATCGTTTCGCTGACGGCGTCCTTGAGGGTGCCGGTTCCGCTCTCCACGGCATGCACCTTCGCCCCCAGCAGCCGCATACGGTAGACGTTGAGCGCCTGCCGCTCTGTATCCTCGCGCCCCATGAAGACCTCGCACTCTAGCCCCATCAGCGCCGCGGCGGTGGCCGTAGCCACGCCGTGCTGCCCCGCGCCCGTTTCGGCGATGACGCGCCTCTTTCCCATGCGCACGGCCAGCAGCACCTGCCCCAGCACGTTGTTTATCTTGTGCGCGCCGGTGTGGTTTAGATCCTCGCGTTTCAGATATATCTTCGCGCCGCCGAGGTCGGCGGTCATGCGCCGCGCGAAGTACAGCCGCGAGGGACGCCCCGCGTAATCGTTGAGCAGCGCCGTCAGTTCCCGGTTGAAATCGGCGTCGTCCTTGTAATGGCTGTATGCCTCTTCAAGCTCAATAACGGCGTTCATCAGCGTTTCTGGTATGTATTGTCCGCCGTGGACGCCAAACCGTCCTTTGCTCATTATGAATACCTCCTGACGGCGGCCACCGCCGCCTCTATCTTTGCGGGGTCTTTGACGCCGCCCGTCTCCACGCCGCTGCTCATATCCACCGCGAAGGGCCGCAGCTCCGCCAGCGCAGCGGGCAGATTGTCCGCTCCCAGTCCTCCGGCGAGAAAGTACGGCCTTTTAAAACCCTTTATCAGCCGCCAGTCGAACGTCCGGCCGGTGCCGCCGCCGCTGTCGAGCAGAACGTAATCCGCCGGGCTCGCCGCGGCGCGCTCCATATCGGAGGGCGAGGCGACGCTGAAGGCCTGGATCAATATCCCGCCTGTGCACCGCCGCAGAGCGCCGATATAATCCTCATCCTCGCTCCCGTGCAGCTGGGCGGCAAAAATTATCCCGTCGTTCAGCATGGAGGCTACGACCTCGGCCCTTTCGTTGACAAAGACGCCGACCGGCATGATATCGGGCGAAAGCAGCGCCGAAAGCGCCCGCGCCTCTTCCGGTGTCACGCTGCGGCGGCTCTTGGGCACGTTGACGACGAAGCCGGCGTAATCCGGCCCGCAGCGATTGACAAAGCCGATATCGCAGCGGCGCGAAAGGCCGCATATTTTTATCTTCGTCATCTTGCGCCGTCCCGCAATTCGTCAAGCATCGCGCGCCTGTCCGCCGCGCGCATCAGCTTTTCACCGATAAGCACGGCGTCTACGCCGTATCGCCGCAGTTTTTGAATATCTTCCGCGCCGTTCACGCCGCTCTCGGAGACGAAGACGACCTCAGAGGGCACCAAAGGGCGCAGGCGGCGGCTCACCTCCATGTCGACCTGAAAGGTCCTGAGATCGCGGTTATTGACGCCCACGACCCTCGCTCCCGCCTTAAGCGCCCGCTCGACCTCCTCCTCGTCGTGCGCCTCGACCAGGGAAGAGAGGCCGAGCTCGTCGGCCAGCTGCCTGTAAGAGAGCAGCCGCGCGTCGTCAAGGATGGAGACTATCAGCAGCACCGCCGAAGCGCCGAGCGCCCGCGCGGCGTAGACCATGTACTCGTCCACGGTAAAATCCTTGCGCAGGACCGGGATCGAGAGCGCCGCGGATATCTCGCGCAGGCAACGGTCCTCCCCTTTGAACCAATAGGGCTCGGTGAGGCAGGAGACCGCCGCCGCGCCCGCCGCCTGGTAATCGCGGGCTATATCCAGGTAAGGAAAATCCCGCGCGATGAGCCCCTTTGAGGGTGAGGCCCGTTTGACCTCGCAGATGAAGGAGATATCCTCCCCGCGCAGAGCCCTCTCAAAGGCAAAGGAGGCCGCGCCTTTGGCAGCGGACTCGGCCAGACGCCGCACCTCCGCAAGCGGCAGGCACTTCTTATCCTCGGCCGCCCGCAGCTTCGTCCGCGCGGCGATCTCCGCGAGAATATTCAACGATTGCTCTCCCTGACAAATTCGTCCAGCTTTTTCAGCGCCGCGCCCGAGTCGATAAGGCTCTCGGCCATCCGCACGCCATCCTCCATCGACACGGCGCCGCCGCCGATATAGAGAGCCGCTCCCGCGTTCAGACAGACGGCCTGCCGCTTCGCGCCGCATTCTTTGCCGGTAAGGATATCCCTCGTTATTACGGCATTCTCCGCCGGCGTGCCGCCGACTAACTCGGATTTGTCGCAGCGGCTGTAGCCGAAACGCTCGGGCGTTATCTCGTAGGACTGGAACCAGCCCTCCCTTATCTCACATACCGACGTCGGCGCGCTCATCGATATCTCGTCCAGCCTGTCCTGTCCGTAGACGACCATGCCGCGCACGACGCCGAGCCTGGACATCACCTGCGCAAGCGGCTCCACGAGGGATTCCTCGTAGACGCCCATCAGCTCGCGGTTCGCCCCGGCGGGGTTGGTGAGCGGGCCGAGTATGTTGAATACGGTGCGGATGCTGAGCTCTTTGCGGATCGGCGCCACGTACTTCATCGCGAGGTGATAGTTCTGCGCGAAGAGAAAGCAGATATTTATCTCCTTCAGCAGCCTCGCGCTCTCCTCCGGGGGGAGGGTTATCTTCACGCCGAGCGCCTCGAGCACGTCGGCGGCGCCGCACTTGGAAGAGGCGGCGCGGTTGCCGTGCTTGGCGACAGGCACGCCGCCGGCGGCGATCACCAGCGCCGAGGTCGTCGAAATATTGAAGGAGTTGGCGTTATCGCCGCCGGTGCCGACGATCTCCAGCACGTCCATCTCGTGCAGGAGTTTGACACAGTGCCGGCGCATCCCCGCCGCCGACCCGGTGATCTCCTCCGTAGTCTCGCCTTTGAGCGACAGCGCCGTGAGATAGGCCGCGGTCTGGACCTGGCTCGTCTTTCCGTCCATCACCTCGTTCATCACTTCCTGCGCCTCGGAATAGCTCAGATCCTCTTTTTTTGACAGCTTTATGATTGCCTCTTTTATCATTTTCCTTACCTCCTGATCGATTCAAGATAATTTTGCATGATTGCCGGGCCGTCCGGCGTCATCACCGACTCTGGATGAAACTGTACGCCGCAGATGAGACGGCCGCGGTCCTCCACCGCCATCACCTCGCCGTCGTCCGACCTTGCGGTCACCACAAGCGAGGGCGGCAGGCTCTCCTCCACGGCCGAGAGCGAGTGATAGCGCGCCGCGGGAAATCCCCCTTCCAGCCCCTTGAAGAGCAGGCTGTTTGGTTCCGCGGAGACATTCGAGACTTTGCCGTGCATCAGGTTCCCCGCATAAGACACGCGCCCTCCGAGGGCGGAACAGATGACCTGCAGGCCTAAACAGACGCCAAAGATAGGGATATCTCCCGCGAAACGCCTGACAGCCGCGGGACAGATCCCGGAGGCCTCCGGCCTGCCCGGCCCGGGAGAGAGAAAGATCGCCCGCGGCGAGAGCGCCGCGATATCTTCAAGCGTCAGCGCGTCGTTGCGCGCCACTGCGACGTCGGGATCGAAAGCGCCGATAAGCTGATAAAGGTTGTAGGAAAAACTGTCGTAATTATCAATGAGAAGATACATTATAACCCTCCTTCTGCGGCGCGCAGCGCGCGCACGACGGCCTGCGCCTTGTCGGCGCATTCGCGGAACTCCCGCTCGGGAACGCTGTCGGCGACGATCCCCGCCCCGGACTGCACACAGACGCGCCCATCCTTTTTATAGGCCAGTCGAATGGCGATGCAGGTATCCATGCCGCCGCCGAAATCGAGGTAACCGACGGCTCCACCGTAGATGCCGCGCCGGCAGCCCTCAAGCTCGCGGATGATCTCGCAGGCGCGTATCTTAGGCGCGCCGGAGAGGGTGCCGGCGGGAAGGATGGAATCTACGGCGTCGACGGCGTCGCGGTCGTCACGCAGCAGCCCGGAGACCGTAGAGCCGATGTGCATCACATGAGAAAAACGCTGAACGGCCATATACTCCTCCACGCGCACCGTATTCAGCCGGCACACGCGGCCGAGGTCGTTTCTTCCAAGATCCACCAGCATATTGTGTTCGGCGAGCTCCTTTTCGTCGGCGAGTAGCTCGCGTTCAAGCGCCGCGTCCTCTTCGCCGTCCTCCCCGCGCCTGCGCGTACCGGCGAGAGGGAAAGTATAAAGCCGCCCCCCGTCGAGCCGCGCCAGCGTTTCGGGAGAGGCCCCCGCGATCTCGATATCGTCGCTTGAGAAGTAGAACATATAGGGCGAAGGGTTAAGCGAGCGCAGCACCCTGTAGGTGTCGAAAAGGCTGCCCTCGGCCGCAGCCGTGAGAGGATCGGAAAGCACGACCTGAAAAATATCCCCCTCGCGGATATAGTCCTTCGCGCGCCGCACCAGCGCGCAGAACTCCTCCTCCGAAAAACGCGGACGCAACTCCTCTTTAAGGCGAAGCGGCCGGAAGACCGCCTTAGCGCCGCTCTCCAGCAGCGCCTCCATTTCATCTAGCGCCTCGCAGGCCGCGCGGTATCCCTCCGTGACGCCGTCGGCGGGAACTCCCGCGATCAGCACAAGCTTCTGACGATAGTGGTCGAAGGCGATGACCTTGTCAAAAAGCATCAGGTCAACATCGCGGAAGTCCCGCCCCTCATCCGAAGCGCCGCGCAGCGTCGGCTCCGCGTATTTCAAATAGTCGTAGGAAAAATAGCCGACCAGCCCGCCGCAGAATGGCGGCATCCCCTTCACCTTGGGGGCGCGGTGATCTCTGAGAATGGCGCGGATCGCCTCGCCCGGATGCGAAACCTCCTCCACGCGCTCCCGGACATCCTCGCCGTCGACGCCGCCGCGGATACGCAGCAGGCCGTCGGCGCAGGTCAGCTCCAGCGTAGGGGCGTAACCAAGAAATGAGTAACGGCCCCACCGCTGGCTGTTATCGGCGCTCTCAAGCAGAAAACAGTGCCTGCCGGCGGCCCGCAGCGTCCGCATCACCTCCACCGGGGTATAACGGTCGGCGTACAATTCACGGCAGACCGGCACCCTTCGGTAATCTCCCGAGCGGGCCAATGCCCGTACCTCTTCCAACGTCGGATACATAAAAAAACCTCCATTCCCGCCGGAGGGAACAAAAAAACCGCCCCCGGCAGAATATCATTCTGCCAAGGACGGGTAAATTTTCCCGCGGTGCCACCTTGCTTCACGGCTGTGCGTGCTCTTTGCGAGATACCATCATATCTCCGGCAACTTACGTATGCCCCCACGTCGCGGAATACTCGGCCGAAGCGGCCTTTCCCCGCGCCCTCGGTGGTCCATTTGCCAGCCTGCGTTCCATCCGGTTCTCATCATCCCGGACTCTCTGTAAGTGCACGGCGGACGTTATCTCCACGTCAGCGGTTTTGCCATATTCAACTAGAAGAAAGTATATTCAGAAATCTTTATCTGTCAATAGACTGCCGGCGATTTCCCCGTATATCTTTGCCAAGGACGGGAGCCAGGCTGTAGATACTCGCTCCCACCGTCGAAAGGTTATGCAACAGCGCCGAAAGGGCGGGAGAGATGAACCCGCCGAGGCCGAGCGCCAGCAGCAGCGTATTCGTCCCGACGATAAAGCGGTAATTCATGTGTATCTTCCTCATCGTCCGAACGCTGATGCGCCGCGCGTCCACTAGCGTGCGCAGGTCGTTTTCAAGCAGGACGACGTTCGCCACCTCCTGCGCGATATCCGCGCCGCTCCTCATCGAGACGCCGACGCTTGCCGCGGAGAGCGCGGGGGAATCGTTGACGCCGTCCCCCACCATGATGACCGCGCGCCGCCTTTCCGTAAGCCTCCTGACATACTCCGACTTATCGACCGGCAGCATCTCGGAGCGGACCTCGCCGATGCCGAGCTGCGCCGCGGTGTTCTCCGCCGCCCGCCGACAGTCGCCCGTGAGCATCACAAGGTGCGGCACACCCTCCGCCCTCAGCCCGGAGACGACCTCGCGGGCCTCGCCGCGCAGCGGGTCGTCTATACAGATTATCCCGGCCAGCTCCGTACCGACGGCGAGGTAGAGCAGCGAATAGTGCGCGCACTCCTCATCGATGACCTTTTTATCAGCTTCGGAGACCTTTACCCCCTCGTCCTCAAACACGAAATGGGAGCTGCCGATGATGACCCTCTCGCCGCGCAGACTGGATACGATGCCGTGCGCGACGGCATATTCCACCTCGGCGTGTTCTTCCGCGTGGTGCAGATCGTCCTCTTCCGCGCGGCGGACCACCGCCTTCGCTATCGAGTGCGGGAAATGCTCCTCAAGGCAGGCCGACAGTTTCAGCACATCTTCTCCGCCGTATCCGTTGAGGGCGATGACCTTGGCCACCCGCGGCTCGGCGACGGTCAGCGTGCCGGTCTTGTCAAACACCGCGGTGTCCGCGTCGGCTAACGCCTCAATATATTTTCCGCCCTTGATCAGCACGCCGCGCTTTATGCCCTCGCGCATCGAGGCGAGGATGGCCAGCGGCGTCGCGAGCTTGATCGCGCAGGAATAATCCACCATCAGCGCCGAAGAGGCCCGCACGGCGCTCCTCGTGGAAAGATAGATGACGCCGGCCAGGATGAAGTTGAAGGGAACGATGGAGTCGGCGAGACGTTCCGCGCGCCCCTGGATCGACGCCTTGCGGCTCTCCGATTCCTCCACCACGCTGATTATCCGGCTGATCCGCGTGGAGCTTCCGAGAGCGGTCGTCTCCACGACGATCATCCCCTCCTCCACTACCGTGCCGGCATAGACGCTCGCGCCCTCTTTCCGGACGATGCCGAGCGGCTCGCCCGTCATCGACGACTGATTCACCACCGCCTCGCCCTCGGCGACCCTGCCGTCCACGGGGATCACCGTCCCCGCGCGGACGACGACCAAGTCGCCGACATGAAGTTCCGAGAAGGCCATTTCTACGTCACAGCCGCCACGCCGCACCCAGACGGTATCGACGCGCAGCGCGAGGCTCTGGGCGAGATCCTCCTTCGACTTGCGCTGCGTCCAGCTCTCAAGGAGGTCCCCCAGGGAGACCAGCGTCATTATTATTCCCGCCGAAACAAAATCGCCCCTGACGACGGCGCTTAAAATCGCCGAGGCGTCAAGTACGGATACATTGACCCTGCGGGAAACAAGAAGAGACCGCGCCCCTCTTTTTACAAATGACGAGGCGCGGCATATATTTATCACTTTACGCAGGGGCAGGGGAAGCAGAAGGCGGAAGAGCGTGCGGGCGGCCATTGCCGCCAGGCCCGCCTTCAGGCTCTCCTGCGGCGCTTCGCCGCGGAGCCCCTCAAGCTCCTCGTCGTCATAATAATCTCTGGTCATGAGAGCCGCCGCCGAAAGGACTCCTTCGCGGCACGAGACTTCAAAACAGATAAGGATGCTGCCCGTAAGATATGACGCCTTGACCTTCTTTACGCCCCGCTGCGATTCAAGCAGCGCCTCCACCGCCGGCGCGTTTTTTTTCGAGAAGGTCCCCTTGGGGGTACGCAGGCGGATACGCCCGGGCAATTCGTGGGCTACGACAAATTCCATAAAACATTCCTCACAATTCCGGGCCCGCATTCACGAAAAAATGCGGACCCTGCAAAAAAATAATTACCGCGTTACCGCTGCCGGAAACGGAATTACTTCTCCTCTTCCATGCAGCACTTTGCCTCGGCGATCGTATCCGCGACAGATTCCTTCGTCCTCTCGGCCGCGGCGGCGACCTTTTCCTGAAGCTCCATCCCCTTTGCCAGCGCCTTGACGGCGGCCTTCTTCGCCTTTCCGTTCTTCACCATCGCGTAAGCTCCGGCCCCGACGATCAGTCCGGCCGCAAAGACCAGGCAGCGTTCGCATTCGATCCTCATAAATATATACCTCCCTAAGTTAGTTCTAGCTAATTAGCCTTAGCTAATTATACATCTTTTTTAGAACGACGTAAAAGGATTTCAAAAAAAACGGCGTTTATAGCCGCAATCGCAGGGTAAAGATAAATCGGCGTTTATACGCGCCGTCTGCGTCATAACTTGCCCTCTGAGTGTCCTCGCCGTATGACCAATACGGCTCCGGTACTCAGAGGGCAAGTTATTTAGCATC
The window above is part of the Cloacibacillus evryensis DSM 19522 genome. Proteins encoded here:
- a CDS encoding heavy metal translocating P-type ATPase; its protein translation is MEFVVAHELPGRIRLRTPKGTFSKKNAPAVEALLESQRGVKKVKASYLTGSILICFEVSCREGVLSAAALMTRDYYDDEELEGLRGEAPQESLKAGLAAMAARTLFRLLLPLPLRKVINICRASSFVKRGARSLLVSRRVNVSVLDASAILSAVVRGDFVSAGIIMTLVSLGDLLESWTQRKSKEDLAQSLALRVDTVWVRRGGCDVEMAFSELHVGDLVVVRAGTVIPVDGRVAEGEAVVNQSSMTGEPLGIVRKEGASVYAGTVVEEGMIVVETTALGSSTRISRIISVVEESESRKASIQGRAERLADSIVPFNFILAGVIYLSTRSAVRASSALMVDYSCAIKLATPLAILASMREGIKRGVLIKGGKYIEALADADTAVFDKTGTLTVAEPRVAKVIALNGYGGEDVLKLSACLEEHFPHSIAKAVVRRAEEDDLHHAEEHAEVEYAVAHGIVSSLRGERVIIGSSHFVFEDEGVKVSEADKKVIDEECAHYSLLYLAVGTELAGIICIDDPLRGEAREVVSGLRAEGVPHLVMLTGDCRRAAENTAAQLGIGEVRSEMLPVDKSEYVRRLTERRRAVIMVGDGVNDSPALSAASVGVSMRSGADIAQEVANVVLLENDLRTLVDARRISVRTMRKIHMNYRFIVGTNTLLLALGLGGFISPALSALLHNLSTVGASIYSLAPVLGKDIRGNRRQSIDR
- the trpD gene encoding anthranilate phosphoribosyltransferase; the protein is MIKEAIIKLSKKEDLSYSEAQEVMNEVMDGKTSQVQTAAYLTALSLKGETTEEITGSAAGMRRHCVKLLHEMDVLEIVGTGGDNANSFNISTTSALVIAAGGVPVAKHGNRAASSKCGAADVLEALGVKITLPPEESARLLKEINICFLFAQNYHLAMKYVAPIRKELSIRTVFNILGPLTNPAGANRELMGVYEESLVEPLAQVMSRLGVVRGMVVYGQDRLDEISMSAPTSVCEIREGWFQSYEITPERFGYSRCDKSELVGGTPAENAVITRDILTGKECGAKRQAVCLNAGAALYIGGGAVSMEDGVRMAESLIDSGAALKKLDEFVRESNR
- the trpA gene encoding tryptophan synthase subunit alpha, which translates into the protein MSRLRDAFKAGKAFIPFITCGDPSLAATERLVRATAEAGADIIELGIPFSDPTAEGPVIQAANVRALAGGVTADKIFAMVRRLRERIDTPMVFMTYANVVYSYGTESFVKIASDLEIDGLILPDVPFEEKEEFAAPCRAAGLELVSLIAPTSNDRISLIARAAEGFVYCVSSLGVTGVRSEITTDVGAMVRLVKKEREIPCAVGFGISTPEQARRMASAADGVIVGSAVVKLCAQYGEEAAPYVAEYVREMKAAVREGGR
- a CDS encoding anthranilate synthase component I family protein; its protein translation is MYPTLEEVRALARSGDYRRVPVCRELYADRYTPVEVMRTLRAAGRHCFLLESADNSQRWGRYSFLGYAPTLELTCADGLLRIRGGVDGEDVRERVEEVSHPGEAIRAILRDHRAPKVKGMPPFCGGLVGYFSYDYLKYAEPTLRGASDEGRDFRDVDLMLFDKVIAFDHYRQKLVLIAGVPADGVTEGYRAACEALDEMEALLESGAKAVFRPLRLKEELRPRFSEEEFCALVRRAKDYIREGDIFQVVLSDPLTAAAEGSLFDTYRVLRSLNPSPYMFYFSSDDIEIAGASPETLARLDGGRLYTFPLAGTRRRGEDGEEDAALERELLADEKELAEHNMLVDLGRNDLGRVCRLNTVRVEEYMAVQRFSHVMHIGSTVSGLLRDDRDAVDAVDSILPAGTLSGAPKIRACEIIRELEGCRRGIYGGAVGYLDFGGGMDTCIAIRLAYKKDGRVCVQSGAGIVADSVPEREFRECADKAQAVVRALRAAEGGL
- a CDS encoding anthranilate synthase component II; its protein translation is MYLLIDNYDSFSYNLYQLIGAFDPDVAVARNDALTLEDIAALSPRAIFLSPGPGRPEASGICPAAVRRFAGDIPIFGVCLGLQVICSALGGRVSYAGNLMHGKVSNVSAEPNSLLFKGLEGGFPAARYHSLSAVEESLPPSLVVTARSDDGEVMAVEDRGRLICGVQFHPESVMTPDGPAIMQNYLESIRR
- the trpC gene encoding indole-3-glycerol phosphate synthase TrpC, whose amino-acid sequence is MNILAEIAARTKLRAAEDKKCLPLAEVRRLAESAAKGAASFAFERALRGEDISFICEVKRASPSKGLIARDFPYLDIARDYQAAGAAAVSCLTEPYWFKGEDRCLREISAALSIPVLRKDFTVDEYMVYAARALGASAVLLIVSILDDARLLSYRQLADELGLSSLVEAHDEEEVERALKAGARVVGVNNRDLRTFQVDMEVSRRLRPLVPSEVVFVSESGVNGAEDIQKLRRYGVDAVLIGEKLMRAADRRAMLDELRDGAR
- a CDS encoding DUF1490 family protein; the encoded protein is MRIECERCLVFAAGLIVGAGAYAMVKNGKAKKAAVKALAKGMELQEKVAAAAERTKESVADTIAEAKCCMEEEK
- the trpB gene encoding tryptophan synthase subunit beta, encoding MSKGRFGVHGGQYIPETLMNAVIELEEAYSHYKDDADFNRELTALLNDYAGRPSRLYFARRMTADLGGAKIYLKREDLNHTGAHKINNVLGQVLLAVRMGKRRVIAETGAGQHGVATATAAALMGLECEVFMGREDTERQALNVYRMRLLGAKVHAVESGTGTLKDAVSETMREWTSRISDTHYVLGSCMGPHPFPTIVRDFQAVISKEIREQLLAAEGKLPDAVLACVGGGSNAIGAFYHFIPDAGVRLIGCEAAGRGADTPETAATIATGRPGIFHGMKSYFCQDEYGQIAPVYSISAGLDYPGIGPEHAHLHDTGRAEYVAVTDAEAVEAFEYLSRTEGIIPAIESAHAVAHARKIAPLMGKEQIIVINLSGRGDKDCAAIARYRGEDIHE
- a CDS encoding phosphoribosylanthranilate isomerase: MTKIKICGLSRRCDIGFVNRCGPDYAGFVVNVPKSRRSVTPEEARALSALLSPDIMPVGVFVNERAEVVASMLNDGIIFAAQLHGSEDEDYIGALRRCTGGILIQAFSVASPSDMERAAASPADYVLLDSGGGTGRTFDWRLIKGFKRPYFLAGGLGADNLPAALAELRPFAVDMSSGVETGGVKDPAKIEAAVAAVRRYS